Proteins encoded in a region of the Variovorax sp. PAMC 28711 genome:
- a CDS encoding RNA polymerase sigma factor, which produces MATEKELSDFLKSVERRAFKRSIYHVRDEEAALDIVQDSMMKLAEHYGDKPPNELPMLFQRILSNCTLDWFRRQKTRRALFSNLSDFEAPDDDGEFDLLENFVSPTDSRETESAEDTTRRAQVFHQIEEEIAALPGRQREAFLMRYWEEMDVAETAAAMGCSEGSVKTHCSRAVHALSKALTAKGISL; this is translated from the coding sequence TTGGCCACCGAAAAAGAACTCTCCGACTTCCTGAAAAGTGTCGAACGACGCGCCTTCAAACGCTCGATCTATCACGTTCGTGACGAGGAAGCCGCGCTCGACATCGTGCAGGACAGCATGATGAAGCTGGCCGAGCATTACGGGGACAAGCCGCCGAACGAGTTGCCCATGCTCTTTCAACGAATCCTTTCGAACTGCACGCTCGACTGGTTTCGCCGGCAAAAGACACGGCGCGCACTTTTTTCCAACCTGAGCGACTTCGAAGCGCCCGATGACGACGGCGAATTCGACCTGCTGGAGAACTTTGTTTCGCCGACGGACTCCAGGGAGACGGAGAGCGCCGAAGACACCACCCGGCGCGCACAGGTATTTCACCAGATTGAAGAAGAGATCGCGGCATTGCCGGGTCGTCAACGCGAGGCCTTTCTGATGCGTTACTGGGAAGAGATGGACGTCGCCGAAACCGCTGCAGCAATGGGCTGCTCCGAAGGCAGCGTCAAAACCCACTGTTCGCGCGCCGTCCATGCGTTGAGCAAGGCGCTCACGGCCAAGGGAATTTCGCTATGA
- a CDS encoding DUF3619 family protein: MNTSLPTPSAVLEDRFARRLTARLEQGNAELSHDIGERLRVARQQAVSRRKLAPLLHAAPVVVADVGGTATLGGGWWTRIGSVVPLVALVAGLITISVMQDDNRASELAEVDSALLTGDLPTAAYTDPGFAQFLKNDDKAPTR; this comes from the coding sequence ATGAACACTTCACTTCCAACCCCTTCCGCGGTCCTCGAAGACCGGTTCGCCCGTCGTCTCACGGCACGGCTCGAGCAGGGCAACGCCGAACTTTCCCACGACATCGGCGAGCGCCTGCGCGTGGCGCGTCAGCAAGCCGTCAGCCGCCGCAAGCTCGCGCCTCTGCTGCACGCCGCACCCGTTGTCGTCGCCGATGTCGGCGGCACCGCCACGCTCGGTGGCGGCTGGTGGACGCGCATTGGTTCGGTGGTGCCGCTGGTCGCCCTTGTGGCAGGTCTCATCACCATCAGCGTCATGCAGGATGACAACCGCGCCAGTGAGTTGGCCGAAGTCGATTCGGCGCTGCTCACCGGCGACCTGCCGACGGCTGCCTACACCGATCCAGGTTTCGCGCAATTCCTGAAAAACGACGACAAGGCGCCCACCCGCTGA
- a CDS encoding DUF3106 domain-containing protein has product MARPVWTELNLSQQLALQPLLPEWDNLSTAHKRKWLAVVRNYAKMTPEEQTVLHSRMTGWATLTQQQRAQARLNFADVKQLPADERKAKWEAYQALSEDQRRALAESAPARPRGAALPARPVAAQKLFAPVPSPVTGAKYAPRIQLAPPPEPRVTSPATMPAAPVKVTEPSSTAP; this is encoded by the coding sequence GTGGCACGGCCTGTCTGGACCGAACTCAACCTCTCGCAACAGTTGGCGCTGCAGCCGCTTTTGCCGGAGTGGGACAACCTGAGCACAGCGCACAAGCGCAAATGGCTCGCCGTGGTCCGCAACTACGCGAAGATGACGCCTGAAGAACAAACCGTCCTGCACAGCCGCATGACGGGTTGGGCGACGCTCACGCAGCAGCAGCGCGCGCAAGCCCGCCTGAACTTCGCCGACGTCAAGCAGCTGCCGGCCGACGAGCGCAAGGCCAAATGGGAGGCCTATCAGGCCCTTAGCGAAGACCAGCGGCGCGCGCTCGCCGAAAGCGCACCCGCACGACCCAGAGGCGCTGCGTTGCCGGCCAGGCCCGTTGCGGCGCAAAAGCTGTTTGCACCCGTACCCTCTCCAGTGACAGGTGCCAAGTACGCGCCGCGCATCCAGTTGGCGCCGCCGCCCGAGCCGCGCGTTACGTCGCCTGCGACAATGCCCGCTGCGCCGGTCAAAGTCACCGAACCCTCCTCGACGGCGCCCTGA
- a CDS encoding RDD family protein translates to MTASSSEKSNRNQPPAPARIAHVVTEATTPGLWRRMACWLYEGMLMFAVVFMAGWLFSTLGQMRNAMDDRRHLLQAFLFVVFGVYFVWFWIHGQTLAMKTWNIRIVDTAGRPITQGKALGRYILSWVWFLPPLAAIAPFKLSGGESAVLICGWVIVWALLSRFHPQKQFWHDAWAGTRLVTSKPMSRQ, encoded by the coding sequence ATGACCGCCAGTTCTTCCGAAAAATCCAATCGAAATCAACCTCCAGCCCCCGCCCGCATCGCGCACGTGGTCACGGAAGCGACAACCCCCGGCCTCTGGCGCCGGATGGCTTGCTGGCTCTACGAAGGCATGTTGATGTTCGCCGTCGTCTTCATGGCCGGCTGGCTCTTCAGCACGCTCGGTCAGATGCGCAACGCGATGGACGACCGCCGCCACCTGCTGCAGGCCTTTCTGTTCGTGGTGTTCGGCGTGTACTTCGTCTGGTTCTGGATTCACGGCCAGACGCTCGCCATGAAGACCTGGAACATCCGCATCGTCGACACGGCCGGGCGGCCCATTACCCAGGGCAAGGCCTTGGGGCGCTACATCCTGAGCTGGGTCTGGTTTCTGCCGCCACTCGCCGCCATCGCGCCGTTCAAGCTGTCGGGCGGCGAATCGGCCGTGCTGATTTGCGGCTGGGTGATCGTCTGGGCCCTGCTGTCGCGCTTTCATCCGCAAAAGCAGTTCTGGCACGACGCCTGGGCCGGCACCCGGCTGGTCACCTCCAAACCCATGAGCCGCCAATGA
- a CDS encoding diacylglycerol kinase, with the protein MSALPDPVVNPQKSRKGFERVFHATLISLQGLRAGWDEPAFRQEAILAIVLLPLSLWLGRGWIEVAVLAGTVVLVMIVELLNTAVEAAIDRIGPEWHDLSKRAKDMGSAAVLLSLLLCAGTWLAALWQRFMA; encoded by the coding sequence ATGAGCGCCCTGCCCGACCCGGTCGTCAATCCGCAAAAGAGCCGAAAGGGCTTCGAGCGCGTTTTCCATGCCACGTTGATCTCGCTGCAGGGCCTGCGGGCCGGCTGGGACGAGCCGGCCTTCCGCCAGGAAGCGATTCTGGCGATTGTGCTGCTGCCGCTGTCGCTCTGGCTGGGCCGCGGCTGGATCGAAGTGGCCGTGCTCGCGGGCACGGTCGTGCTCGTGATGATCGTCGAGCTGCTCAACACCGCCGTGGAGGCCGCGATCGACCGGATCGGCCCGGAATGGCACGACCTTTCCAAGCGGGCGAAAGACATGGGCAGCGCGGCCGTGCTGCTGTCGTTGCTCCTGTGTGCCGGCACCTGGCTGGCGGCACTTTGGCAACGCTTCATGGCCTGA
- a CDS encoding TIGR00730 family Rossman fold protein, giving the protein MTPEFSICVYCGSRPGERPEYAAAAIAAGQWIGHNGGQLVYGGGRTGLMGTVAEATRAAGGRVVGIIPKALVDKELANTLCDELHIVDTMHERKAMMGERADAFVALPGGIGTFEELFEIWTWRQLGYHDKPTGILNVAGYYDTMLAFLAHGVREGFMSDWQMSLVQTGTDTHALLAALRAEVPQHPRDDRLAENL; this is encoded by the coding sequence ATGACCCCTGAATTTTCGATTTGCGTGTATTGCGGCTCGCGTCCCGGCGAGCGTCCCGAATATGCCGCGGCAGCCATCGCGGCTGGCCAATGGATCGGCCACAACGGTGGCCAGCTCGTCTACGGCGGCGGTCGCACCGGCCTGATGGGCACCGTGGCCGAAGCCACCCGCGCCGCAGGTGGCCGCGTGGTGGGCATCATTCCGAAGGCGCTGGTGGACAAGGAGCTCGCCAACACGCTGTGCGACGAACTCCATATCGTCGACACGATGCACGAGCGCAAGGCCATGATGGGCGAACGCGCCGATGCCTTCGTTGCGTTGCCGGGCGGCATCGGGACGTTCGAGGAGTTGTTCGAGATCTGGACCTGGCGCCAGCTGGGCTATCACGACAAGCCGACCGGCATCCTGAACGTGGCCGGCTATTACGACACGATGCTGGCATTCCTGGCGCACGGCGTGCGCGAGGGCTTCATGAGCGATTGGCAAATGAGCCTGGTGCAGACCGGCACCGACACCCATGCGCTGCTGGCGGCGCTGCGAGCCGAGGTGCCGCAACATCCGCGGGACGACCGGCTCGCCGAAAACCTCTAG
- a CDS encoding P-II family nitrogen regulator: MKQITAIVKPFKLEDVREALAEVGVTGLTVTEVKGFGRQKGHTELYRGAEYVVDFLPKMKVEVVVNTVDVDRCVEAIVNAARTGKIGDGKIFVTSVERVVRIRTGELDESAI, from the coding sequence ATGAAGCAGATCACCGCCATCGTCAAACCGTTCAAGCTCGAGGATGTGCGCGAGGCGCTGGCCGAAGTCGGCGTCACCGGGCTCACCGTCACCGAGGTCAAGGGTTTCGGCCGCCAGAAGGGGCACACGGAGCTGTACCGCGGCGCCGAATACGTGGTCGATTTCCTGCCCAAGATGAAGGTCGAGGTCGTGGTGAATACAGTCGACGTTGATCGCTGCGTCGAAGCCATCGTCAACGCTGCGCGCACCGGGAAAATCGGCGACGGCAAGATTTTCGTCACCAGCGTCGAGCGCGTCGTGCGCATCCGCACGGGCGAACTCGACGAATCTGCGATCTAG